Proteins found in one Magnolia sinica isolate HGM2019 chromosome 5, MsV1, whole genome shotgun sequence genomic segment:
- the LOC131245893 gene encoding cocosin 1-like, with protein MHPMAALISLALCFLVLFHGSVAQFGPGPLQPQQQQQQQQQRFRSQSECRVQSLSALEPNRRYESEAGVTEHWDQNNEQLECAGVAATRHTIAPRGLLLPSFDNAPRLIYVVQGRGITGAIIPGCPESFQSFQQSEQREGGQGQRQRQRDQHQKIQHFRQGDIIAIPAGVAHWTYNDGETPVVLVSVLDTSNYANQLDQNHRRFRLAGSEQQPSTQSYQREQTREQGPSDNIFNGFNVETLAEAFGVSRETARKLQSQDDNRGSIVQVENGLQVVRPPRREEDEEQEQFRLNGLEEIQCSARLRHNIAEPTRADVYNPQAGRITSLNSQKFPILNVLQLSAERGVLYRNALLAPHWNVNAHSVVYATRGNGRVQIVGEQGRPVFDGELREGQLVVVPQSFAVVKKAGNEGFEYVAFKTNDNAMNSPLVGKTSVIRAMPEDVLMNSYRISREEARRLKYNREEIAVFSPRFPSQQRAAA; from the exons ATGCACCCAATGGCTGCTTTGATCTCTCTTGCACTTTGCTTCCTGGTCTTGTTTCATGGGTCTGTAGCCCAATTCGGCCCTGGCCCACTGCAgccgcagcagcagcaacaacagcagcaacagcGATTCCGCAGTCAGAGCGAATGCCGGGTCCAGAGCCTGAGCGCGCTCGAGCCCAACAGGCGGTACGAGTCTGAAGCTGGGGTAACGGAGCACTGGGACCAGAACAACGAGCAGTTGGAGTGTGCCGGTGTGGCCGCGACTCGCCACACGATTGCACCCAGGGGCCTTCTCTTGCCTTCCTTTGATAATGCGCCACGGCTTATCTATGTCGTCCAAG GTAGGGGCATCACTGGAGCAATCATCCCTGGCTGCCCTGAGTCCTTCCAATCCTTCCAACAATCGGAGCAACGTGAAGGAGGACAGGGCCAGCGCCAGAGACAAAGAGATCAGCATCAGAAGATCCAGCATTTCCGACAGGGCGACATCATTGCAATCCcggctggtgtggcccactggacctACAACGATGGGGAGACCCCGGTCGTCTTGGTCAGTGTCCTGGACACCAGTAACTATGCTAACCAGCTTGATCAAAACCACAGG AGATTCCGCCTTGCTGGGAGCGAACAACAGCCATCCACGCAGTCCTACCAACGAGAGCAGACCCGCGAACAGGGCCCGAGCGACAACATTTTCAATGGCTTCAATGTAGAGACCCTCGCAGAGGCTTTTGGTGTTAGCAGGGAGACGGCGAGGAAGCTGCAGAGCCAGGACGACAACAGAGGTAGTATCGTCCAAGTCGAAAATGGTCTTCAGGTGGTAAGGCCCCCAAGaagagaggaggatgaggagcAGGAACAGTTTCGCCTTAATGGATTGGAAGAGATCCAATGCTCCGCAAGACTCAGGCATAACATTGCGGAACCCACCCGTGCTGATGTGTACAATCCTCAAGCTGGCCGCATCACTAGCCTCAACAGCCAGAAGTTCCCCATTCTCAACGTCCTCCAACTGAGTGCTGAAAGAGGGGTCCTCTATAGG AATGCACTCCTGGCACCTCATTGGAACGTGAACGCCCACAGCGTGGTGTATGCAACCCGTGGCAATGGACGGGTCCAGATTGTTGGTGAGCAAGGGCGGCCTGTCTTTGACGGTGAGCTTCGGGAGGGTCAGCTTGTGGTTGTCCCACAGAGCTTCGCGGTAGTGAAGAAGGCTGGGAACGAGGGGTTCGAGTACGTCGCGTTCAAGACAAACGACAATGCAATGAACAGCCCGCTCGTCGGTAAGACGTCAGTGATTCGTGCCATGCCCGAAGATGTCCTCATGAATTCATACAGAATCTCCAGGGAGGAAGCAAGGAGACTGAAGTACAACAGGGAGGAGATTGCCGTCTTTTCTCCAAGGTTTCCATCCCAACAAAGGGCAGCTGCTTAA